A stretch of the Sphingomonas sp. CL5.1 genome encodes the following:
- a CDS encoding NRAMP family divalent metal transporter, translated as MSLTDRLKRLGPGLVTGAADDDPSGIATYSQAGAQFGTGLMWTMTLAYPLMVAVQLASARVGRVTGDGLARGLKQVMPRWLVIALIALLFVANTINIGADLAAMGEASALVVGGGSHVFTIGFALLSLILQMYVPYHRYSSWLKWLTLVLLAYVALLLIVKVDWVAAAHGMVIPSITGRGAVTTIVAIFGTTISPYLFFWQAAQEVEELDQVEEREPLTEKRAQADDALRRIRWDTLAGMAVSNIVALAIILGTATTLHAAGKTDIQSASDAAQALKPLAGSLAFITFSLGIIGTGLLAVPVLAGSSGYAVCEIGGWRASLEHKPRRAIIFYSVIALGMALGVAIDWSPINPMKALFWSAVINGVAAVPIMVGLMLVVSRRDIMKEFVAPPSLRFFGWLATLVMGVAAIAMIALPD; from the coding sequence ATGAGTCTGACGGATCGTCTCAAGCGGCTCGGCCCCGGTCTGGTCACTGGCGCCGCCGACGACGATCCGAGCGGCATCGCCACCTATTCGCAGGCCGGCGCGCAATTCGGCACCGGGCTGATGTGGACCATGACGCTGGCCTATCCGCTGATGGTCGCGGTCCAGCTCGCCAGCGCGCGGGTCGGGCGCGTCACCGGCGACGGGCTGGCGCGCGGCCTGAAGCAGGTGATGCCGCGCTGGCTGGTGATCGCGCTGATCGCGCTGCTGTTCGTCGCGAACACGATCAACATCGGCGCCGATCTCGCGGCGATGGGCGAGGCCTCCGCGCTGGTCGTCGGCGGCGGCTCGCACGTCTTCACGATCGGCTTCGCGCTGCTCTCGCTGATCCTGCAAATGTATGTACCCTATCATCGCTACTCATCGTGGCTGAAGTGGCTCACGCTGGTGCTGCTCGCCTATGTGGCGCTGCTGCTGATCGTGAAGGTGGACTGGGTTGCCGCCGCGCACGGGATGGTGATCCCCTCGATCACCGGCCGTGGCGCGGTCACCACGATCGTCGCGATCTTCGGCACCACGATCAGCCCGTACCTGTTCTTCTGGCAGGCGGCGCAGGAGGTGGAGGAGTTGGACCAGGTCGAGGAACGCGAGCCGCTGACCGAGAAGCGCGCGCAGGCGGACGACGCGCTCCGGCGCATCCGGTGGGACACGCTGGCGGGGATGGCGGTGTCGAACATCGTCGCGCTCGCCATCATCCTCGGCACGGCGACGACATTGCACGCCGCCGGCAAGACCGACATCCAGAGCGCGTCGGACGCGGCGCAGGCGCTGAAGCCGCTCGCCGGCAGCCTCGCCTTCATCACCTTCAGCCTCGGGATCATCGGCACCGGGCTGCTCGCCGTGCCGGTGCTCGCGGGATCGTCCGGCTATGCGGTGTGCGAGATCGGCGGCTGGCGCGCCAGCCTGGAGCACAAGCCGCGCCGCGCGATCATCTTCTATTCGGTGATCGCGCTCGGCATGGCGCTCGGCGTCGCGATCGACTGGTCGCCGATCAACCCGATGAAGGCGCTGTTCTGGAGCGCGGTCATCAACGGGGTGGCGGCGGTGCCGATCATGGTGGGCCTGATGCTGGTCGTTTCGCGGCGCGACATCATGAAGGAATTCGTCGCTCCGCCATCGCTGCGCTTCTTCGGCTGGCTGGCGACGCTGGTGATGGGCGTGGCGGCGATCGCGATGATCGCCCTGCCGGACTGA
- a CDS encoding UdgX family uracil-DNA binding protein (This protein belongs to the uracil DNA glycosylase superfamily, members of which act in excision repair of DNA. However, it belongs more specifically to UdgX branch, whose founding member was found to bind uracil in DNA (where it does not belong), without cleaving it, appears to promote DNA repair by a pathway involving RecA, rather than base excision.), whose translation MAERHFSTLPELFSTLPELYRSEAADDALRAPGFSDIFVPGEGEVGAPLMLIGEQPGNQEDLTGHPFVGPAGHLLDENLAAIGVDRMTTFVTNAVKRFKFTLRGKRRLHQTPNAGDIARYRWWLKEEVRLVKPRVVVALGRTALRALDGVSLKNDRGALLSWNGRKLLATIHPSYLLRLHDRRDEAEARFREDLRIAARGAGYGV comes from the coding sequence GTGGCCGAACGACATTTCTCTACGCTGCCCGAGCTTTTCTCTACGCTGCCCGAGCTTTACCGAAGCGAGGCGGCCGACGACGCGCTGCGCGCGCCCGGCTTCAGCGACATTTTCGTCCCCGGCGAGGGGGAGGTGGGTGCGCCGCTGATGCTGATCGGCGAGCAGCCCGGCAATCAGGAGGATCTGACGGGGCATCCTTTCGTCGGCCCGGCCGGGCATCTGCTGGACGAGAATCTCGCCGCGATCGGCGTCGACCGGATGACGACCTTCGTGACCAATGCGGTCAAGAGGTTCAAGTTCACCCTGCGCGGCAAGCGCCGCCTCCATCAGACGCCGAACGCCGGCGACATCGCCCGCTATCGCTGGTGGCTGAAGGAGGAGGTGCGGCTGGTGAAGCCGAGGGTCGTGGTCGCATTGGGCCGCACGGCGCTGCGCGCGCTCGATGGTGTCTCGCTGAAAAACGATCGCGGCGCCTTGCTGTCGTGGAACGGGCGCAAGCTGCTCGCCACGATTCACCCCAGCTACCTGCTCCGCCTGCACGACCGGCGCGACGAGGCGGAGGCGCGTTTCCGGGAGGATTTGCGTATCGCCGCGCGCGGCGCGGGCTACGGAGTGTAG
- a CDS encoding HutD family protein: MIACPAGADMESFLWRLSIAEVGTSGPFSHFAGIDRTLAIVAGELELAIEGNPAPVQLDRHSPPFPFSGEAPVIGTPVAGPVTDLNAMVRRGRFRAEMTPLSGGESLEADGGTIVIVALATVELSHDGRTWRLDRLDAFFASAGTIRIGRAGGSERLGHAVRFIATD; this comes from the coding sequence GTGATCGCCTGCCCGGCGGGGGCCGACATGGAATCCTTCCTGTGGCGGCTCAGCATCGCCGAGGTCGGGACGAGCGGCCCGTTCTCGCACTTCGCGGGAATCGACCGCACGCTCGCGATCGTCGCGGGCGAGCTGGAGCTGGCGATCGAGGGGAATCCCGCACCGGTCCAGCTGGATCGCCACTCGCCGCCATTCCCCTTTTCCGGCGAGGCGCCCGTCATCGGGACGCCGGTGGCGGGGCCGGTCACGGACCTGAACGCGATGGTGCGGCGCGGTCGATTCCGCGCGGAGATGACGCCCCTGTCCGGCGGCGAATCGCTGGAAGCCGATGGCGGCACGATCGTGATCGTGGCCCTCGCCACCGTGGAATTGTCGCATGACGGGCGGACATGGCGGCTCGACCGGCTCGACGCTTTCTTCGCCTCCGCCGGTACGATCCGGATCGGCCGGGCCGGCGGATCGGAGCGCCTCGGCCATGCGGTCCGCTTCATCGCCACGGATTGA
- a CDS encoding YetF domain-containing protein, which translates to MLIRDGKVFRKAMLRHGISEQDLMEGLRMEQVDKIGDVALATMERGGKISVVPKEG; encoded by the coding sequence GTGCTGATTCGCGACGGCAAGGTCTTTCGCAAGGCGATGCTGCGGCACGGGATCAGCGAGCAGGACCTGATGGAGGGGCTGCGCATGGAACAGGTCGACAAGATCGGCGATGTCGCGCTCGCCACGATGGAGCGCGGCGGGAAGATCAGCGTCGTTCCGAAGGAAGGCTGA